The nucleotide sequence TGATCCGCACATTGCTGTTCCTTATCGTAACTCTCTAGCCAAGAAGCGTCAGAACAAGCTAGCGCTTCAGAAAGAGCTAGGATTGCCGGTTGACGAAACCGTACCGCTAATCGGAGTCGTTTCTAGACTAACAGGACAAAAAGGCTTCGATCTGATTGGTCAAGCATTACCGACGATACTTAAGGATAATGTACAAATCGTCATCCTTGGATCAGGAGATGCGGCGATTGAAGAGATGCTGGAGGCTGCACGTTCGAAGCATCCTGATCAGATGGCGATCTGGTTTGGATTTAACGAAGGTCTGGCGCGTCGCATCTATGCAGCGTCAGACATGTATCTCATGCCTTCGCGATTTGAGCCCTGTGGCTTAAGCCAATTAATTGCACTGCGCTATCGCTCTGTTCCGATTGTTAGAGAGACTGGTGGCTTGGTTGACACCGTTGAGTCTTATAACGAATATACCGGAACAGGGAACGGGTTCAGCTTTAGCCACGCTTCCGTGAACGATTTGCTGTTTACTGTTAATCGTGCGCTTAACTTTTATCGCAAAGAAGAGGCTTGGGCGCAAATTGTAGCAAACGGAGCTAGGAAGGATTATGGATGGGAGTCTTCTGCACGACTATACGATAAATTATATAGAGAGCTCGTCAACTAAGAGAGGAGAGAAATCAGCATGGCACGTCATCTCGTAATCGGTAACGGAAAAATGCTTGTGAATCTGGATAACAAATGTTATATACGCGATATCTACTTCCCTTATGTAGGACAACAAAATCATGTCAATGGACATGAATGTCGATTCGGTGTATGGGTTAATGGCTCCTTCGCGTGGTTACACGATCCACAGTGGCGCTTCGAGCTAGGATATATTGAGGATTCATTGGTGACGAATATCATCGCAAGACATGATGGATTAGGCATTGAGCTACAAATTAACGATGGTATCCACCAAAGAGATTGTATCTTCTTGAAGCGGGTTGTCGTACGTAACTTGGGAGAAACACCTAAGGAGGTACGCATCTTTTTCCATCACGACCTTACGATTGATGGCAATGAAGTCGGAGATACGGCTGCATTTTATCCGGAAAACCGCACGATCTTTCACTACAAGCGGTCCTCTTACTTTATGTTTAACGGACTCTCTGATCTAGGTGGCATCTACCAGTATTCCACGGGCATCAAGAGATTCCATTCCGCGGAAGGAACTTGGCGTGATGCGGAAGACGGCGAATTAGCTGGCAATACGATTTCGCAGGGTTCGGTGGATAGCACGATCAGCTTTCGGACAATTGTTCCTGTCGGTAACGAGCGCTCGATTTATTATTGGATGTCTGTCGGCTCGAACATGGAAGAAGTTAAAAAGCTTGACCAATACGTTCGCGACAGTCATCCAGAAAAGCTACTCAGTCGCATTGTCATCTATTGGAATCAATGGTTATCGCGTGTAGGCGAGCGTTATACGAATTTGCCTGCAGCAGTCGTACATCAATTCCATCACAGCTTGTTAATTGTTCGCACACAGGTCGATGACCGTGGAGCGATATTAGCGGCGAATGATACAGAAATATTGCAATACAACCGCGATCATTACAGTTATATGTGGCCACGAGACGGAGCGCTTATTGCAGATGCGATGTCACTCGCGGGGTATCATCGTACAGTTGCGCCATTTTTCCACTTTTGCAGTGACAATCTTGCCCCGGAAGGGTACTTGTATCATAAGTACAATCCGGATGGCACGGTTGGCTCTAGCTGGCATCCGTATGTTGTACAGGGCGTTCCGCGATTGCCAATTCAAGAGGATGAAACCGCGCTTGTACTCTATGCATTGTGGAAAGACTACGCCCGACATGGTGAGATTGAGCTATCGCAAGCCCTTTATAGCTCTTTAGTTCGCAAAGCTGCGACATTCCTTTGTGATTATATGGATCATGATCTCGGTCTTCCGCGTCCGAGCTATGACCTATGGGAAGAACGTTATGGCATATGGACTTATACAGCTTCGTCTGTATATGGCGGATTAATGGCTTCAGCTTATTTTGCAGACTTGTTCGGTGACTACGAACGCAGTGACCGCTATCGGCAGGTGGCCGAGGAGATTAAGCAGGGGATTATTAATCATCTGTGGGACGAAGAGGCCGGTCGATTCGCTCGCGGTCTAGAGCTACAAGATGGTCGCTGGGTTAAGGATATGACGATTGAAAGTAGCATGTTCGGACTATTTGAGTTTGGCGTATTGCCTGCTGAGGACGAGCGAGTGATTCGGACGATGGGGGCAATTGCAGAGAAGCTGCGCATTAATACAGAGGTTGGGGGCATTGCCCGTTATACGAATGATTACTATTTCAGAGTGTCGGACGATACCGAGCGTGTTCCAGGCAATCCGTGGATTATTTGCACGTTATGGGTTGCGAATTTCCAAATCGAAATTGCAAAGTCAGTAGTAGATCTTGAAGAACCGCTCCGCACATTGGAGAAAGTAACGACATTTGCGCTTGAAGGTGGCAATTTGCCGGAGCAGGTTCATCCTGAAACAGGAGCACCGCTTTCGGTTGCACCATTGACATGGTCTCATGCAACCTATGTGCATACAGTATGCAAATATGTTCGTAAGCTAGAGCAGTTAACCGCATCTGAAGCGATGCGTAACTAACATCTGCTAGAGAGGAGTGCAAAATGAGAAGCACGAAACCACAGATTACAGACGAACCGATCATAGCTCCACTTTTTTATATTTTGGCTGCAACCTCGTTTCTCTGTGTTTTATTGATTTCGCTTAGAGAAACGCAGGTGCTATCGACTAATTTCAAATTTTTAATTTGGAATTTATTTTTGGCTTGGCTACCGCTAGTCGTTTCGATGGCAGCTTTGCTTTGGGCGAGATGGACGAAGGGGAGCTTGCGCGGTGTTGGGCTGTTGATCAGTGGCGTCGCTTGGATTTTGCTTTTCCCTAATGCTCCGTATTTAACGACAGATTTAATTCATCTTATCTTAATTCATGGCTATAGAGGGTTTGACCCCGAAGGGTTACTTCTATGGTACGATCTTGTATTATTCTTCTTGTTCATGTGGTGTGGATTGTTGCTTGGCTATCTCTCGATGCATCATTATCATAAGCTCGTCATTCAGCATTTCAGTGTACCTACGGGCTGGCTCTTCGTCTTTATCAGCTCTTATTTGAGTGGTTTTGGTGTTTACCTTGGTCGCGTAGTCCGATTAAATAGCTGGGACATCTTAAGTCCATTGCTGTTGTTGGAAGAAGTTGTCGAGGCGATTCATAAGCCCGCAGTCATCTTCTCGATCTTGTTCGGAACGCTCATTGTAATCGTCTACGTTTCATTATATGTAATTAGCGGTGGCTTCCGGACAAAGCGGGTTACAAGGCCAATTGCATCTGAACTGACTAATTTGTAGAACGATACAATCGGCGGTAGCGATCAGGTGTAAGCCCCTCATGCTGACGGAACACGGCTATAAAGTGGCTTGCGTCGCGAAAACCGACAGACTCAGCAATATCTCGTACAGTTAGGTCCGTACGAGCTGGCAACCATTCTTTAGCTTTACGCAGCCTTAATTGAATTAAATAAGCATAAGCCGTTTGTCCGAATGCTTCTCTAAACCGCTCGTTTAATTGTCTACCGCTTATGTTTAATTGCTTCGCCATATCCGCTAACCCTAAATCGGGGTTAGCGTATTTATTTTCCAGCCATTGAAGCAGATGCTGAATTCTCTCATATCGCTTTGATAGAGACGGGAGGTGCTTGATTCGGCTGTTTGTCTTCAGCAGCGTTAAGAACCGATAGAGCTCAGCAGAACATGACCAGCCTGATGGGTCAGTGCCCGATAATGCGAGTGTTAATATACGATCAATATGGTTAGTCATCTCGAACTGCTCTTGATCCCATTGGAATTTCTCTGAGGTTATCCCGTGTAAGGTCGTAGTTAATGTAGCCGCCATATGTCCATCATAGGTAATATAAGCTGTCTTCCAAGGATGCGTCTTTGCCTGATAACGATGCGGAACGTTCGGGTAGAGCAGAAATCCAGAGCGTTCAGGTAGTTTATAGGTGATGTGG is from Candidatus Cohnella colombiensis and encodes:
- a CDS encoding AraC family transcriptional regulator, encoding MMNQRVVPSIPLEPLPLQLETIGTEDHQESFEREDGYPCFHWLQTLEGEGEITVNHITYKLPERSGFLLYPNVPHRYQAKTHPWKTAYITYDGHMAATLTTTLHGITSEKFQWDQEQFEMTNHIDRILTLALSGTDPSGWSCSAELYRFLTLLKTNSRIKHLPSLSKRYERIQHLLQWLENKYANPDLGLADMAKQLNISGRQLNERFREAFGQTAYAYLIQLRLRKAKEWLPARTDLTVRDIAESVGFRDASHFIAVFRQHEGLTPDRYRRLYRSTN
- a CDS encoding glycoside hydrolase family 15 protein yields the protein MARHLVIGNGKMLVNLDNKCYIRDIYFPYVGQQNHVNGHECRFGVWVNGSFAWLHDPQWRFELGYIEDSLVTNIIARHDGLGIELQINDGIHQRDCIFLKRVVVRNLGETPKEVRIFFHHDLTIDGNEVGDTAAFYPENRTIFHYKRSSYFMFNGLSDLGGIYQYSTGIKRFHSAEGTWRDAEDGELAGNTISQGSVDSTISFRTIVPVGNERSIYYWMSVGSNMEEVKKLDQYVRDSHPEKLLSRIVIYWNQWLSRVGERYTNLPAAVVHQFHHSLLIVRTQVDDRGAILAANDTEILQYNRDHYSYMWPRDGALIADAMSLAGYHRTVAPFFHFCSDNLAPEGYLYHKYNPDGTVGSSWHPYVVQGVPRLPIQEDETALVLYALWKDYARHGEIELSQALYSSLVRKAATFLCDYMDHDLGLPRPSYDLWEERYGIWTYTASSVYGGLMASAYFADLFGDYERSDRYRQVAEEIKQGIINHLWDEEAGRFARGLELQDGRWVKDMTIESSMFGLFEFGVLPAEDERVIRTMGAIAEKLRINTEVGGIARYTNDYYFRVSDDTERVPGNPWIICTLWVANFQIEIAKSVVDLEEPLRTLEKVTTFALEGGNLPEQVHPETGAPLSVAPLTWSHATYVHTVCKYVRKLEQLTASEAMRN
- a CDS encoding DUF1361 domain-containing protein, which encodes MRSTKPQITDEPIIAPLFYILAATSFLCVLLISLRETQVLSTNFKFLIWNLFLAWLPLVVSMAALLWARWTKGSLRGVGLLISGVAWILLFPNAPYLTTDLIHLILIHGYRGFDPEGLLLWYDLVLFFLFMWCGLLLGYLSMHHYHKLVIQHFSVPTGWLFVFISSYLSGFGVYLGRVVRLNSWDILSPLLLLEEVVEAIHKPAVIFSILFGTLIVIVYVSLYVISGGFRTKRVTRPIASELTNL